One region of Malania oleifera isolate guangnan ecotype guangnan chromosome 6, ASM2987363v1, whole genome shotgun sequence genomic DNA includes:
- the LOC131157002 gene encoding probable E3 ubiquitin-protein ligase RHA4A isoform X1 has translation MGFPQNPASPPHFYPQALQLKLYQAFIFSIPILFSIILFLLFYLFYLKRRTSTAIPSSQLPPQTLVTLNQDSSFVPLPREVGLKGDLKDKLPIVLFDEDLRAKDSQCSVCLKEFEMKEELHQLPSCKHVFHIDCIHHWLHSNSTCPLCRSLVIPHPTTKHEQIREQEAIVDHHQVRSLSSTTNFTGSDEQNTIQIGHQGSISSLRESPAGRMGDELGCPDRESVVLHIQTHTSS, from the exons ATGGGTTTTCCTCAGAATCCTGCAAGCCCTCCTCACTTCTACCCTCAGGCACTGCAGCTGAAACTCTATCAGGCCTTCATATTCTCAATCCCAATCCTTTTTTCCATAATTTTGTTCCTGCTGTTCTACTTGTTCTACCTCAAGAGAAGGACTTCTACTGCTATCCCCTCCTCCCAATTACCACCACAGACCCTCGTCACCTTGAACCAAGACAGCTCATTTGTCCCTTTG CCTCGTGAGGTAGGCTTGAAGGGTGACCTCAAAGACAAACTCCCAATTGTCTTATTTGATGAAGATCTGAGGGCAAAGGACTCACA ATGCAGTGTGTGCttgaaagaatttgagatgaaggagGAGCTACACCAGCTGCCCTCATGCAAGCATGTGTTCCACATTGACTGTATCCATCATTGGCTCCACTCCAACTCCACTTGCCCCCTCTGCAGATCTCTGGTCATTCCCCACCCCACAACCAAACACGAGCAAATTAGAGAACAAGAAGCAATAGTTGATCATCATCAAGTAAGATCATTGAGTTCTACCACTAATTTTACTGGAAGTGATGAACAGAACACTATTCAAATTGGTCACCAAGGATCAATATCCAGTTTAAGGGAGAGTCCTGCAGGAAGAatgggggatgaattgggttgtCCGGATCGAGAATCAGTTGTTCTCCACATCCAAACACATACTTCTTCGTAA
- the LOC131157002 gene encoding E3 ubiquitin-protein ligase ATL59-like isoform X2 yields MPHDVWAHVHGKMTYGHWCLCGESCFSGESWACPIKRKRETKYYHPREVGLKGDLKDKLPIVLFDEDLRAKDSQCSVCLKEFEMKEELHQLPSCKHVFHIDCIHHWLHSNSTCPLCRSLVIPHPTTKHEQIREQEAIVDHHQVRSLSSTTNFTGSDEQNTIQIGHQGSISSLRESPAGRMGDELGCPDRESVVLHIQTHTSS; encoded by the exons ATGCCACATGATGTTTGGGCCCATGTCCATGGAAAGATGACATATGGACATTGGTGCTTGTGTGGGGAGTCATGTTTTAGTGGAGAGTCATGGGCCTGTCCCATCAAGAGAAAAAGGGAGACTAAATATTATCAT CCTCGTGAGGTAGGCTTGAAGGGTGACCTCAAAGACAAACTCCCAATTGTCTTATTTGATGAAGATCTGAGGGCAAAGGACTCACA ATGCAGTGTGTGCttgaaagaatttgagatgaaggagGAGCTACACCAGCTGCCCTCATGCAAGCATGTGTTCCACATTGACTGTATCCATCATTGGCTCCACTCCAACTCCACTTGCCCCCTCTGCAGATCTCTGGTCATTCCCCACCCCACAACCAAACACGAGCAAATTAGAGAACAAGAAGCAATAGTTGATCATCATCAAGTAAGATCATTGAGTTCTACCACTAATTTTACTGGAAGTGATGAACAGAACACTATTCAAATTGGTCACCAAGGATCAATATCCAGTTTAAGGGAGAGTCCTGCAGGAAGAatgggggatgaattgggttgtCCGGATCGAGAATCAGTTGTTCTCCACATCCAAACACATACTTCTTCGTAA